The following are from one region of the Nitrososphaerota archaeon genome:
- the rrp42 gene encoding exosome complex protein Rrp42, which translates to MSEYFIGKPSSFSIKILHEKIYELLSMDKRLDERDALSFREIDIKTNIIEKTDGSAIVSFGKTKVIAGIKHEIEKPFPDRPKEGLFVVNAELLPLASKSFEPGPPDERGVELARVVDRCIREAKAIDLQKLCLIEGESAYSLFIDLYILDYDGNYFDPSVLAAVAALSVATLPIYKVENGKIIKTEEKMKVPMKDFPVSVTLGIIKDKILIDPTLLEEDSLDAILTIGFDSNSNLVAIQKSSLGMIPENLIEKIILIAKEKADFLRKKLMESISNG; encoded by the coding sequence ATGTCTGAATATTTTATTGGAAAACCATCTTCTTTTTCAATAAAAATATTACATGAAAAAATATACGAATTGCTTTCAATGGATAAGAGATTGGATGAAAGAGATGCTTTAAGCTTCAGAGAAATAGATATTAAAACAAATATTATAGAAAAAACAGACGGTTCTGCTATTGTTTCATTTGGAAAAACAAAAGTTATTGCTGGAATAAAGCATGAAATTGAAAAACCTTTTCCAGATAGGCCAAAGGAAGGATTATTTGTTGTTAATGCTGAATTGCTTCCACTTGCTTCAAAAAGTTTTGAACCTGGCCCTCCTGATGAAAGAGGGGTAGAACTTGCAAGAGTTGTTGATAGATGCATAAGAGAAGCAAAAGCTATAGATCTTCAAAAATTATGTTTAATAGAAGGAGAAAGTGCATATTCATTATTTATAGATCTATACATTTTAGATTATGATGGAAATTATTTTGACCCTTCAGTATTAGCTGCAGTTGCAGCTTTATCAGTGGCCACTCTCCCAATATATAAAGTAGAAAATGGAAAGATTATTAAAACGGAAGAAAAAATGAAAGTTCCTATGAAAGATTTTCCAGTATCTGTCACTTTAGGAATAATAAAAGATAAAATATTGATAGATCCAACTCTTTTAGAAGAAGATTCCTTAGATGCTATTTTAACAATAGGTTTTGATTCAAATTCAAATTTAGTTGCTATTCAAAAAAGTAGTTTAGGAATGATACCTGAAAATTTAATTGAGAAAATAATCCTTATAGCTAAGGAAAAAGCGGATTTTCTTAGAAAAAAATTGATGGAGAGTATTTCAAATGGTTAA
- a CDS encoding 50S ribosomal protein L37ae, whose protein sequence is MVKKRTKKTGPIARYGARYGATLRKRYLQIEKSLRAFYPCPKCGAIKVKRISIGIWKCKKCNYTFAGGAYTPLIEIKKE, encoded by the coding sequence ATGGTTAAAAAAAGAACTAAAAAAACTGGACCAATAGCTAGATATGGTGCAAGATATGGTGCAACTTTACGTAAAAGATACCTTCAAATAGAGAAAAGTCTTAGAGCTTTTTATCCATGCCCTAAATGTGGAGCTATAAAAGTTAAAAGAATTAGTATTGGAATATGGAAATGTAAAAAATGTAATTATACTTTTGCAGGAGGAGCATATACACCTTTAATAGAAATTAAAAAAGAATAA
- a CDS encoding KEOPS complex subunit Pcc1 — protein MIKKAKAKIIFNIPEKEASIILKSLLPEIMNPATNRSKINLLIRNGELLMDIEAKDMTALRAALNSYIRWINMIIETLGVIEENE, from the coding sequence ATGATAAAAAAAGCAAAAGCTAAAATTATTTTCAACATTCCAGAAAAAGAAGCCTCAATTATTCTAAAATCTTTATTACCTGAAATAATGAATCCCGCTACAAATAGATCAAAGATAAATTTATTAATTAGAAATGGGGAGCTTTTAATGGATATAGAGGCAAAAGATATGACTGCTTTAAGAGCAGCATTAAATTCTTACATTAGATGGATAAATATGATAATAGAAACTTTAGGAGTGATAGAGGAAAATGAGTGA
- a CDS encoding prefoldin subunit beta, protein MSEEEKIPPHIRQQILRLQQLQQTLEIVVSERQRIEAELVEINNAIEELNKTTEESNIYKLVGRIMIKSNKETLKNELMEKKEIMETRAKVLEKQEERTRAQLTNLQKDLQKSLSEAGISISS, encoded by the coding sequence ATGAGTGAAGAAGAAAAAATACCTCCACATATTAGACAGCAGATATTAAGATTACAACAATTACAACAAACACTTGAAATAGTAGTTTCTGAAAGACAAAGAATAGAAGCTGAATTAGTAGAAATAAATAATGCGATAGAAGAGCTTAATAAAACAACCGAAGAATCTAATATATATAAACTTGTTGGAAGAATAATGATTAAATCAAATAAAGAAACATTAAAAAATGAATTAATGGAAAAGAAAGAAATAATGGAAACTAGAGCTAAAGTTCTTGAAAAACAAGAAGAAAGAACAAGAGCTCAATTAACAAATCTTCAAAAAGATTTACAAAAATCTTTATCAGAAGCAGGGATATCTATTTCATCATAA
- a CDS encoding DHH family phosphoesterase, producing MYELFKELDNTFKKINKNKIAIINHIHGDPDSIGASFVLKNILEKIYKNNNSIIIIPENASTNSIKLLEYFNIEYFKDIEENIKNYILVDVGSIAQISNLYEKILNEKENVIIIDHHVFNKENYPFKALFIINEKSSSTSEIILDFSNYISYNLNKLEAEALFAGIYFDTARFSIASKETFMKCCQLIKIGVEPKEIIPRIETSMEYSEKIARLKAGQRAKIYKINEWIIVTSHVSAFQSSAAKSLLQAGADVAIVAGKEEDSVIVSLKSKQEFYKKTMLDLVKDISIKIAKEFSGYAGGHSTAAGIKCLGEINSVLEKIINEIKSKLKENK from the coding sequence ATGTATGAATTATTTAAAGAGCTTGATAACACTTTTAAAAAAATAAATAAAAATAAAATAGCTATTATAAATCATATTCATGGAGATCCGGATTCAATAGGGGCATCATTTGTATTAAAAAATATTCTTGAGAAAATTTATAAAAACAATAATTCAATAATAATTATTCCAGAAAATGCAAGTACAAATTCTATCAAATTACTTGAATATTTTAATATTGAATATTTTAAAGATATTGAAGAAAATATAAAAAATTATATTTTAGTAGATGTAGGTTCTATTGCTCAAATTTCAAATCTTTATGAAAAAATTTTAAATGAAAAAGAGAATGTAATAATAATCGATCATCATGTATTTAATAAAGAGAATTATCCATTTAAAGCATTATTCATAATAAATGAAAAATCTTCGTCCACATCAGAAATAATATTAGATTTTTCAAATTATATTTCATATAATTTAAATAAATTAGAAGCAGAAGCTTTATTTGCTGGAATATATTTCGATACTGCTAGATTTTCAATTGCTTCTAAAGAAACATTTATGAAATGTTGTCAATTGATAAAAATAGGGGTGGAACCTAAGGAAATAATTCCAAGAATTGAAACTTCAATGGAATATTCTGAAAAAATTGCTAGATTAAAAGCTGGGCAAAGAGCTAAAATATATAAAATTAATGAATGGATTATTGTAACTTCTCATGTAAGTGCATTTCAATCTTCTGCTGCAAAATCTTTATTACAAGCAGGGGCAGATGTAGCAATTGTAGCAGGTAAAGAAGAAGACTCTGTTATAGTTTCATTAAAATCTAAACAAGAATTTTATAAAAAAACAATGCTTGACCTTGTAAAAGATATATCCATAAAAATTGCTAAAGAATTCTCTGGATATGCAGGAGGGCATTCTACTGCTGCTGGAATAAAATGTTTAGGAGAAATAAATAGTGTTTTAGAAAAAATAATTAATGAAATAAAGAGTAAACTAAAGGAAAATAAGTGA
- a CDS encoding ATP-binding cassette domain-containing protein, whose product MHIIEIENLSFRYAMSDRKILDNINMVVNEGEFVLLIGPSGCGKTTLCKCLNGLIPHFHQGILEGKVIVNNYNVAETPPYILASTIGMVFQNPENQLFSLSVENDIAFALENLGYARDEIKERVDFALKAVGIEDLRNRSPFELSGGQQQKVAIASILALRPKIIVLDEPTSFLDPLSAKNIIDLISELKNKLNITIILVEHRLDLAIRNATRIILMDNGKIVLDDEPRKIFSRIETEVLGVATPKIIRIAKSINKKYQIFNELPLTIEEFSSILRRNLIDRSK is encoded by the coding sequence ATGCATATAATTGAAATAGAAAATTTAAGTTTTAGATATGCTATGTCTGATAGAAAAATTTTAGATAATATAAATATGGTAGTGAATGAAGGAGAATTTGTTTTACTTATTGGACCAAGTGGATGTGGAAAAACAACTTTATGTAAATGTTTAAATGGATTGATACCTCATTTTCATCAAGGAATATTAGAAGGGAAAGTGATAGTAAATAATTATAATGTAGCTGAAACTCCTCCATATATTTTAGCTAGTACTATTGGAATGGTTTTTCAAAATCCTGAAAATCAATTATTTTCATTAAGTGTAGAAAATGATATAGCATTTGCTTTAGAAAATTTAGGATACGCTAGAGATGAAATAAAAGAAAGAGTAGATTTTGCTTTAAAAGCTGTTGGAATAGAAGATTTAAGAAATAGGTCACCTTTTGAATTATCAGGAGGTCAACAACAAAAAGTTGCTATCGCATCAATATTAGCTTTAAGACCAAAAATAATTGTTTTAGATGAACCCACTTCTTTTCTAGACCCTTTATCAGCTAAAAATATAATAGATTTAATATCCGAATTAAAGAATAAATTAAATATAACAATTATACTTGTTGAACATAGGCTTGATCTTGCTATAAGAAATGCTACAAGAATAATTTTAATGGATAATGGGAAAATAGTTTTAGATGATGAACCTAGAAAAATTTTTTCAAGAATTGAAACAGAAGTACTTGGAGTAGCAACTCCTAAAATAATTAGAATTGCAAAATCAATAAATAAAAAATATCAAATATTTAATGAATTGCCTCTAACTATTGAAGAATTTTCAAGCATTCTTAGGAGGAATTTAATTGATAGAAGTAAATAA
- a CDS encoding ABC transporter ATP-binding protein, translating to MIEVNNLEYIYPSGVKALDGINLKINSGEYVALMGENGAGKTTLIKHFNGLLKPTKGDVYINGINTKNESIAKLSRIVGIVFQNPDHQFFEENVEKEISFALKNFGFNEEIIKKRIDWALNFMNLEKYRNQPPFLLSGGEKKRLALAIILSWDPEIIVLDEPTIGQDYIQKEKLMQLIIQLNTQGKTVIIATHDIEFVAESKPRVILLSKGKIVDDGPTEEVLTDIEKIKKCSLILPQVTQLMYNLSDLGFPRKIVSVEDAVRLILNKLERK from the coding sequence TTGATAGAAGTAAATAATTTGGAATATATTTATCCATCAGGAGTTAAAGCTTTAGATGGAATTAATTTAAAAATTAATAGTGGGGAATATGTAGCTTTAATGGGAGAGAATGGAGCAGGAAAAACAACATTAATAAAACATTTTAATGGATTACTTAAACCAACTAAAGGAGATGTTTATATAAATGGTATTAATACAAAAAATGAATCTATAGCAAAACTTTCAAGAATAGTTGGAATAGTATTTCAAAATCCAGATCATCAATTTTTCGAAGAAAATGTTGAAAAAGAAATTTCATTTGCTTTAAAAAATTTTGGATTTAATGAAGAAATTATAAAGAAAAGAATTGATTGGGCTTTAAATTTCATGAATTTAGAAAAATATAGAAACCAACCTCCATTTTTACTTAGTGGAGGGGAAAAGAAAAGATTAGCATTAGCCATAATTTTATCATGGGATCCAGAAATAATAGTTTTAGATGAACCAACAATTGGTCAAGATTATATTCAAAAAGAAAAATTAATGCAATTAATAATTCAACTTAATACTCAAGGAAAAACAGTTATTATAGCTACACATGATATAGAATTTGTTGCCGAATCTAAGCCACGCGTAATTTTATTATCAAAGGGGAAAATAGTTGATGATGGACCAACAGAAGAAGTTTTAACAGATATTGAAAAAATAAAAAAATGTTCATTAATACTTCCACAAGTCACACAATTAATGTATAATCTTTCAGATTTAGGATTTCCAAGAAAAATTGTAAGTGTTGAAGATGCTGTAAGATTAATTTTGAATAAATTGGAGAGGAAATAA
- a CDS encoding energy-coupling factor transporter transmembrane component T, with protein MSFLEGFKFKSISSPIHELDPRVKLAMSFSIFLISMLYIEMQISILLLIIQIPIAYIAKILKEWIKSLSSSLFLAAFVFFMNIGVSYFSSGYKITIFDLYNALALSIRLITLFTAFSIFLLTTTPDELGLVMNSFHMPYDFTFAFIMAVRFVPVLVGELQTILDAQKSRGLEIEKGNLIKRVKNLIPVFIPLLVNVFRRSIELAEALEVKAFGASKKRTSFKELKMDKIDYILLIIIITILMIAIYARFTITIKPLIV; from the coding sequence ATGAGTTTTCTTGAAGGATTTAAGTTTAAATCTATTAGTTCTCCAATACATGAACTTGATCCACGTGTAAAATTAGCAATGTCATTTTCAATATTTTTAATATCAATGTTATATATTGAAATGCAAATTTCAATTTTATTATTAATTATTCAAATTCCAATAGCATATATAGCTAAAATATTAAAAGAATGGATAAAATCTCTTTCAAGCTCATTATTTTTAGCAGCATTTGTTTTTTTTATGAATATTGGTGTAAGTTATTTTTCATCAGGATATAAAATTACAATATTTGATTTATATAATGCATTAGCATTATCTATTAGGTTAATAACTCTTTTTACTGCTTTCTCGATATTTTTATTAACAACTACTCCAGATGAATTGGGATTAGTTATGAATTCATTTCATATGCCATATGATTTTACTTTTGCCTTCATTATGGCAGTAAGATTTGTTCCAGTTTTAGTAGGAGAATTGCAAACTATTTTAGATGCACAAAAATCTCGTGGATTGGAAATTGAAAAAGGGAATTTAATAAAAAGAGTTAAAAACTTAATACCTGTATTTATTCCACTTCTTGTAAATGTTTTCAGGAGAAGTATAGAACTTGCTGAAGCTCTTGAAGTAAAAGCATTTGGTGCTTCTAAAAAAAGAACTAGTTTTAAAGAATTAAAAATGGATAAAATTGATTATATTTTATTAATAATTATAATAACCATATTAATGATAGCTATATATGCTAGATTTACTATTACTATAAAACCTTTAATAGTATGA
- a CDS encoding ERCC4 domain-containing protein, protein MVLRPIILADYREEKSGIEQLLKKQNVIVKFQQLSVGDYIISGEYVIERKTVKDFVQSIFDGRLFDQANRLASVSRFPTFIIENPFSTILNEVKNINSIFGALITLSYSYKIHIFYSENIEQTATILAVIAKHGKYEYPLEPIFKIRKKAETLKEKQELIVSSIPGIGPKTAKRLLENFGSIKAIFTASPAQLSKINGLSIGKAIKIYRLINAEYPNPKKEMKMK, encoded by the coding sequence ATGGTTTTAAGACCAATAATTTTAGCTGATTATAGAGAAGAAAAAAGTGGAATAGAACAATTATTAAAAAAACAAAATGTGATAGTAAAATTTCAGCAACTTAGTGTAGGAGATTATATAATTTCAGGAGAGTATGTAATAGAAAGGAAAACTGTTAAAGATTTTGTACAATCAATATTTGATGGAAGATTATTTGATCAAGCTAATAGATTAGCATCTGTATCAAGATTCCCAACTTTTATTATAGAAAATCCATTTTCAACAATTTTAAATGAAGTAAAAAATATAAATTCTATTTTTGGAGCATTAATAACATTATCCTATTCGTATAAAATACATATATTTTATTCTGAGAATATAGAACAAACAGCGACAATATTAGCTGTAATAGCTAAACATGGAAAATATGAATATCCATTAGAACCAATTTTTAAAATAAGAAAAAAAGCTGAAACACTTAAAGAAAAACAAGAATTAATCGTCTCTTCGATTCCTGGAATAGGACCTAAAACTGCTAAAAGATTATTGGAAAATTTTGGGAGTATAAAAGCAATTTTTACAGCCTCTCCAGCTCAACTTTCAAAAATAAATGGTTTAAGTATAGGAAAAGCAATAAAAATATATCGTTTAATAAATGCTGAATATCCTAATCCTAAAAAAGAAATGAAAATGAAGTGA
- the hxlB gene encoding 6-phospho-3-hexuloisomerase, with amino-acid sequence MVEEILSQIRDSLNKIDKNQIEKFIEMLVNARGRKILVSGAGRTGLVARAFAMRLMHLGYLVYVVGETITPSLEKDDILIAISGSGTTTLVVEAAKAAKIIGSKVIAITSFPESPLVQLADHTIILPGRTKTSSKTDYFSRQILGFHEPLLPLGTLFETNCLIFLDIIIVELMKELNITEEEIKKRHANIEGL; translated from the coding sequence GTGGTAGAGGAAATTTTATCTCAAATAAGGGATTCATTGAATAAAATAGACAAGAATCAAATAGAAAAATTTATTGAAATGCTAGTTAATGCTAGAGGAAGGAAAATACTTGTTAGTGGAGCTGGTAGAACTGGACTTGTTGCAAGAGCTTTTGCAATGCGTTTAATGCATTTAGGATATCTTGTATATGTTGTTGGAGAAACAATTACTCCATCCCTTGAAAAAGATGATATATTAATAGCTATTTCAGGATCAGGGACTACAACTTTAGTAGTTGAAGCAGCTAAAGCAGCAAAAATAATTGGTTCTAAAGTTATTGCAATCACATCTTTTCCAGAATCACCTTTAGTTCAATTAGCTGATCATACAATTATTCTTCCAGGAAGAACAAAAACTTCATCTAAAACAGATTATTTCTCAAGACAAATTTTAGGATTCCATGAACCTCTTTTGCCACTAGGAACATTGTTTGAAACAAATTGTTTAATATTTTTAGATATTATCATAGTTGAACTTATGAAAGAATTAAATATAACAGAAGAAGAAATAAAGAAAAGACATGCAAATATAGAAGGTTTATAA
- a CDS encoding metal ABC transporter ATP-binding protein, which yields MPEVILKVKNLNVELNGEKILENLSFEVKEGEVLAILGPNGAGKTVLLKTLLKLFPYKGEIEWKSGIKIGYVPQRLPFIKDIPISVKEFFKLKNASENEAKNILNLIGLEEKILEKKIGDLSSGQFQRILVGWALVLSPQVLLFDEPMAGIDIGGQESIYYLLEKLRKEKNLTILLVTHDLSLVYTLADNCLCLNKKILCYGAPKKLTPGLLSQLYGGEIKIYQHFH from the coding sequence ATGCCTGAAGTTATTTTAAAAGTAAAAAATTTAAATGTAGAATTAAATGGAGAAAAAATTTTAGAAAATTTATCTTTTGAAGTAAAAGAAGGAGAAGTTTTAGCAATCTTAGGACCAAATGGAGCAGGAAAAACGGTATTACTTAAAACCTTATTAAAACTCTTTCCTTATAAAGGAGAAATTGAATGGAAATCAGGAATTAAAATTGGCTATGTCCCTCAAAGATTACCTTTTATAAAAGATATTCCAATAAGCGTTAAAGAATTTTTTAAATTGAAAAATGCCTCTGAAAATGAAGCTAAAAATATTTTAAATTTAATAGGTTTAGAAGAAAAAATATTAGAAAAGAAAATTGGAGACTTATCTTCAGGTCAATTTCAAAGAATTTTAGTTGGTTGGGCATTGGTTTTAAGTCCTCAAGTTTTGCTTTTTGATGAACCAATGGCTGGTATTGATATTGGTGGTCAAGAATCGATATATTATCTTTTAGAAAAATTAAGAAAAGAAAAGAATTTAACAATTTTATTAGTTACTCATGATTTAAGTCTTGTTTATACTCTTGCTGATAATTGTCTTTGTTTAAATAAAAAAATATTATGTTATGGTGCTCCTAAGAAATTAACTCCTGGACTTCTTTCTCAACTTTATGGTGGAGAAATAAAAATTTATCAACACTTCCATTAA
- a CDS encoding metal ABC transporter permease, whose product MEIQFFLSLICGIFIGGVAGYLGSLMLSKRMALVAGPLGHLALPGIALALIYGFDISLGAFPFVILGIFLIWIFEIKTKLPMEALTAIVFASGVSTAFLFLPIEQAEEALIGDISKVSFEDTIILVLSCLFIFLIIKKIYSKMILINISEDLANVQGIDIKKYNFVYLFLIAIIVALGVKLVGGLLTAALVAIPACTARNLSKNLSQYRFNALFFGSISCFFGILFFEITKFPAGPLIILISTFFFLISLIFKL is encoded by the coding sequence ATGGAAATTCAATTTTTCTTAAGTTTAATTTGTGGAATATTCATTGGAGGAGTAGCAGGATATTTAGGTTCTTTAATGCTTTCAAAAAGAATGGCTTTAGTTGCTGGTCCTCTTGGTCATTTAGCTTTACCAGGAATTGCTTTAGCTTTAATTTATGGCTTTGATATATCTTTAGGAGCTTTTCCTTTTGTTATTTTAGGAATATTCTTAATATGGATTTTTGAAATAAAAACAAAACTGCCAATGGAAGCTTTAACTGCAATTGTTTTTGCATCTGGAGTTTCAACTGCTTTTTTATTTTTACCAATTGAACAAGCAGAAGAAGCTTTAATTGGTGATATTTCTAAAGTAAGTTTTGAAGATACAATTATTTTAGTTTTATCTTGTCTTTTTATCTTTTTAATAATTAAAAAAATTTATTCAAAAATGATTTTGATTAATATTTCTGAAGATTTAGCTAACGTTCAAGGAATAGATATTAAAAAATACAATTTCGTTTATCTTTTTTTAATCGCTATTATAGTTGCTTTAGGAGTAAAACTTGTTGGTGGACTTTTAACCGCTGCTTTAGTAGCTATACCAGCTTGCACAGCTAGAAATTTAAGTAAAAACCTTTCTCAATATCGTTTTAATGCTTTGTTCTTTGGCTCAATAAGTTGCTTTTTTGGAATTTTGTTTTTTGAAATAACAAAATTTCCAGCCGGTCCATTAATTATTTTAATATCAACTTTCTTTTTCTTAATTTCTTTAATTTTTAAACTTTAA
- a CDS encoding zinc ribbon domain-containing protein, with translation MLRYFFEDLKEYEAGNNSKKTNKKNAEWLRKIIKRTFEKSLWNYSMKIVVYLPIFNKNQRNLKQILINPYRTSKKCSKCGNRIELITNNEIYCKYCNKHKNRHLNSAGNIVRKTILNLCYFIDALPEHVVLEDLPEAKASYHRKSSIPYEYRGEKVYPSMIYEGKAFELGE, from the coding sequence ATGTTGCGATATTTTTTTGAAGATCTTAAAGAATATGAAGCAGGAAATAATAGCAAGAAAACAAACAAGAAAAATGCTGAATGGTTAAGGAAAATAATAAAAAGAACATTTGAAAAATCTTTATGGAATTATTCAATGAAGATAGTAGTATATCTACCAATATTCAATAAAAATCAAAGAAATCTAAAACAAATTCTAATAAATCCATATAGAACTTCAAAGAAATGTAGTAAATGTGGAAATAGAATAGAATTAATAACAAATAATGAAATATATTGTAAATATTGTAATAAACATAAGAATAGACATTTAAATAGTGCAGGTAATATAGTAAGAAAAACAATATTAAATCTTTGCTATTTTATTGATGCTCTTCCAGAACACGTCGTTCTGGAGGACTTGCCAGAAGCCAAAGCTTCCTATCATAGGAAATCCAGCATCCCCTATGAGTATAGAGGTGAGAAGGTTTATCCTTCAATGATTTATGAGGGGAAAGCCTTTGAGCTTGGAGAATGA
- a CDS encoding Kae1-associated kinase Bud32 gives MEKIRILFNEYDAEILKIGAEATIYKIFWKGIPLIVKKRRIKNYRHPKIDYDIRLSRTLHEAKLLLNSKKLGVKCPAVIFIDRVNTALIMQFINGNRLRELIPFLSNEEISRISFLIGESVAKLHKGNIVHGDLTTSNIIIDNNKDVVFIDYGLGAFTSETEEKAVDIHLFIRTLESSHYNFSKDILENFLKGYEKILGKDFTQEILKKVKEIRLRGRYTKKILH, from the coding sequence TTGGAGAAAATAAGAATTCTTTTTAATGAATATGATGCTGAAATATTAAAAATTGGTGCAGAAGCAACAATTTATAAAATTTTTTGGAAAGGAATACCATTAATAGTTAAAAAAAGAAGAATAAAAAATTATAGGCATCCAAAAATTGATTATGATATAAGGCTTAGTAGAACATTGCATGAAGCTAAATTATTATTAAATAGTAAGAAATTAGGAGTAAAATGTCCAGCAGTAATTTTTATAGATAGAGTTAATACAGCATTAATAATGCAATTTATTAATGGAAATAGATTAAGAGAATTAATACCATTTTTATCAAATGAAGAAATTTCAAGAATATCTTTTTTAATTGGAGAATCTGTAGCTAAACTTCATAAAGGAAATATTGTTCATGGAGACTTAACAACTTCAAATATAATAATTGATAATAATAAAGATGTAGTTTTTATAGATTATGGATTAGGTGCATTTACTAGCGAAACAGAGGAAAAAGCAGTTGATATACATTTATTTATAAGAACTCTTGAAAGTTCACATTATAATTTTTCTAAGGATATCTTAGAAAATTTTTTAAAAGGATATGAAAAAATTTTAGGAAAAGATTTTACTCAAGAAATATTAAAAAAAGTTAAGGAAATAAGATTGCGTGGAAGATATACTAAAAAAATTCTCCATTGA
- the kae1 gene encoding KEOPS complex N(6)-L-threonylcarbamoyladenine synthase Kae1, with the protein MFRNRIDRTPLKKGGNTFGIGIVSSKGEILANEKSIYEPLKGGIHPREAAQSHSRNAIKVFSSAIEKSGLKLKDINVIAFSQGPGLGPCLRTGATFARTLSQALNIPLVPVNHCIAHVEIGRLLCKCEDPVTLYVSGGNTMVLCFESGRYRVFGETLDIAIGNFLDTFSREAGLGLPGPPIIEEYAKKGEKILDFPYRVKGMDVSFSGLLTSALKYLKKGEKIEDICLSIIEISYSMLTEVTERALAQLDKKEVLLTGGVARSKRLREMLEEMVKEHNAKFYVVPNDFAGDNGAMIAWNGLLQYLNGKYISIEESFINPRMRPEEVEINWRK; encoded by the coding sequence TTGTTTAGGAATAGAATCGACCGCACACCTTTAAAAAAGGGCGGAAATACTTTTGGTATAGGAATAGTTTCTTCAAAAGGAGAAATATTAGCTAATGAAAAATCCATATATGAACCTTTAAAAGGAGGAATACATCCTAGAGAAGCAGCTCAATCTCATTCAAGAAATGCAATAAAAGTATTTTCTTCTGCAATTGAAAAATCTGGTTTAAAATTAAAAGATATAAATGTTATAGCTTTTTCTCAAGGACCTGGTCTTGGACCTTGTTTAAGAACTGGAGCAACTTTTGCAAGAACTCTTTCTCAAGCATTAAATATTCCTTTGGTACCTGTTAATCATTGTATAGCTCATGTTGAAATAGGTAGATTATTATGTAAATGTGAAGACCCTGTAACACTTTATGTTTCAGGTGGAAATACAATGGTTTTATGTTTTGAAAGTGGAAGATATAGGGTTTTTGGAGAAACATTAGATATAGCTATTGGAAATTTCTTAGATACTTTTTCAAGAGAAGCTGGACTTGGTTTACCTGGTCCACCAATAATAGAAGAATATGCTAAAAAAGGAGAGAAAATTCTTGATTTTCCTTATAGAGTAAAAGGGATGGATGTTTCATTTAGTGGTTTATTAACTTCAGCTTTAAAATATTTAAAAAAAGGAGAAAAAATTGAAGATATTTGTTTATCAATAATAGAAATTTCTTATTCAATGCTTACTGAAGTTACTGAAAGAGCTTTAGCTCAATTGGATAAAAAAGAAGTTTTATTAACTGGAGGAGTAGCAAGGAGTAAAAGATTAAGAGAAATGCTTGAAGAAATGGTAAAAGAGCATAATGCAAAATTTTATGTTGTACCAAATGATTTTGCTGGAGATAATGGTGCAATGATAGCTTGGAATGGATTATTACAATATTTAAATGGTAAATATATTTCAATTGAAGAAAGTTTTATTAATCCAAGAATGAGACCAGAGGAAGTTGAAATAAATTGGAGAAAATAA